Proteins from a single region of Plasmodium brasilianum strain Bolivian I chromosome 13, whole genome shotgun sequence:
- a CDS encoding DNA helicase MCM8 — protein MDVIVDLYFNSSELNGDVKKLILSWVSFFKNNWNSLFNIDKEVILKLEFFLDNKKVVSKNAPPNKEIYLHEMKKNPEIVLKFMKVSLHLLLCKFLGLDKEIVKSETNTGTQNSGKTKKRKSKNNGNGGGTSVSGNGSGRGNCNDRERGNGKSNSNSKSNINNNNKSNRNNNSNRSCNSNRNGNSNRSCNSNRNGNSNDGVGRDAECCYFIGREEITDVENGNLLINELKYDRYRESEIFRNYFLTTRITIYLYNWNKINKFENLKSEKVNHLICLRGSVLRVSPIHLLITNLDFICAKCKFIIKLEFLDGKFETPKKCKNYNCDSRIFHPLRESAKSLEYQKIIIKENKKILNNIYETHDSNVKNLTVTLEVSKFFVNSCFPGNYIEALGILKVISFNNNYLINGKNSLFNMYIDCLSIFPLSSKKYLNNNYFNIEKIKQTKNKIYSSFLWESYIEKISKRVSCIRRGERCRGFAPGSVPTSGNGPTQVNVHSFVYSEHARLASVKGCVQNNRCASHNNVEEYGKYDDDNSSVIIVKEGRNNKPNGFCDISTVTNSLEINTYNALSYASTSVMNRERSDESEDVNSLYEISDMEQVHPYNNELLEGENKMNINGQMHHISNVNDDVSSDIMGNVRGSVSGHASGHACSSVKGDDRLSLHNMCMYGDYIDEDGLLNNPNHCLNLVRYRSEEEKEKQFNFNGTNKEHFNVDKMFDEKVLEFINDMQKYGSNKFYLLVASLCPRVIMNDYIKAGLLLSLLGGKTIYDECNQIKRRGNIHNLLIGDPGLGKSRILQYISNIIENSLFICSTSTSINGLTACAVKDPLNNEYSLEGGALVLSDKGICCIDELDKISLTDQQSFLECMESQCINITKAGIVCNLKTRCTIIAASNPKEGKYNYNKTIFDNIKIPFPLLSRFDLVFLLTDKISEEKDYLISNYLISPNSRKRMMRSFEPTGKRGNKGERNGNKQKWIEKEEINMQEDGENKDSNDNSPLFSVKDHLFYKCKQIDERNYLPVELLGVFIKYCRKCIFPNLSAEAKTYIRKFYLHLRNLSITNSDISAPITIRQLESLIRLCQARARADLSNVVTVEHAKEVVEIYQKTIFYPLHLKAMNFRKGTSTKMNRGKSAAALSNIFKENIINLVRMTENKIFNKDLCSMAKSVILSANSNISEDALIHFVNNEGFILYKGGYWQVDSFYLK, from the exons ATGGACGTAATTGTGGACCTCTATTTTAACAGTTCGGAATTAAATG GTGATGTCAAAAAGCTAATTTTAAGTTgggtttcattttttaaaaataattggaACAGCTTGTTTAATATAGATAAAGaagttattttaaaattagaattttttttagacaATAAGAAAGTGGTAAGTAAAAATGCACCACCGAACAAAGAAATTTACTTGCAtgaaatgaagaaaaatccAGAGAtcgttttaaaatttatgaagGTGTCTTTGCATTTGCTACTGTGCAAGTTCCTAGGCTTAGACAAAGAAATTGTAAAGTCAGAAACTAACACAGGTACACAGAATAGCGGGAAAacgaagaaaagaaagagtAAGAATAATGGTAATGGTGGTGGTACTAGTGTTAGCGGAAACGGAAGCGGAAGAGGAAATTGCAACGACAGAGAAAGAGGAAATGGTAAaagtaatagtaacagtaaaagtaatattaataataacaataaaagtaataggaacaataacagtaacagAAGCTGCAATAGTAATAGGAACGGTAACAGTAACAGAAGCTGCAATAGTAATAGGAACGGTAACAGTAACGACGGCGTGGGTCGGGACGCAGAGTGTTGCTACTTCATAGGAAGGGAAGAAATAACTGACGTAGAGAACGGCAATTTGCTAATAAACGAATTGAAATATGATAGGTACAGAGAGTCGGAAATATTTCGTAATTATTTCCTTACAACAagaataacaatatatttgtataattggaacaagataaataaatttgaaaatttaaaaagtgaGAAAGTGAATCATCTTATATGTTTAAGAGGTAGTGTATTAAGAGTATCACcaattcatttattaattactAATCTTGATTTTATATGTGCgaaatgtaaatttataattaaactAGAATTTTTAGATGGGAAATTTGAAACCCctaaaaaatgtaagaacTATAATTGTGATAGTAGAATTTTCCATCCCCTTCGAGAATCAGCAAAATCTTTAGAgtatcaaaaaattattataaaagaaaataaaaaaattttaaataatatatatgaaactCATGAttcaaatgtaaaaaatCTAACTGTTACTTTGGAAGTAtccaaattttttgttaattcatGTTTTCCTGGTAATTATATAGAAGCCTTAGGAATTCTAAAAgttatatcttttaataaCAACTATTTAATTAATGGGAAAAATTCTTTGtttaatatgtacatagACTGCTTGTCTATTTTCCCATTATCTTCTAAGAAatacttaaataataattattttaatatagaaaaaattaaacaaacgaaaaataaaatttactcCTCCTTTTTGTGGGAATCCtacatagaaaaaatatctaAAAGGGTTTCATGTATAAGAAGAGGAGAAAGATGTAGAGGATTCGCACCAGGCAGTGTTCCCACATCGGGCAATGGACCCACACAAGTAAATGTACACTCGTTTGTATATTCTGAGCATGCTAGACTTGCTTCAGTCAAAGGGTGTGTTCAGAATAATAGGTGTGCTTCTCATAATAATGTTGAAGAGTATGGAAAATATGATGATGATAATTCCAGtgttattattgtaaaaGAAGGTAGAAACAACAAACCTAACGGTTTCTGTGATATTAGTACTGTAACAAATTCGCTTgaaattaatacatataacgCGTTAAGTTATGCAAGCACGAGTGTAATGAACCGTGAAAGAAGCGATGAATCAGAAGATGTCAATTCACTTTATGAGATAAGTGATATGGAACAAGTGCAtccatataataatgaattacTTGaaggggaaaataaaatgaacattAATGGGCAAATGCACCATATTAGTAATGTTAATGATGATGTTTCAAGTGATATAATGGGTAATGTTCGAGGTAGTGTGAGTGGGCATGCTAGCGGCCATGCCTGTAGTAGTGTCAAAGGTGATGACCGCTTATCTCTTCATAACATGTGCATGTACGGGGACTACATAGATGAAGATGGTCTTCTAAACAACCCAAATCACTGCCTTAACCTAGTTAGATATAGAAGtgaagaagaaaaggaaaaacagtTCAACTTCAATGGAACGAACAAAGAACATTTCAACGTTGACAAAATGTTTGATGAAAAGGTGCTTGAATTTATTAACGACATGCAAAAATACGGAAgtaacaaattttatttgttagtCGCTTCCTTATGTCCTCGAGTTATTATGAACGATTATATAAAAGCAGGATTACTATTAAGCTTATTAGGTGgaaaaacaatatatgatGAATGTAATCAGATAAAGAGAAGaggaaatatacataatttattaataggTGATCCAGGACTAGGTAAAAGTCgaattttacaatatatcAGTAATATTATTGAGAacagtttatttatttgtagtACTTCAACAAGTATAAATGGTTTAACTGCATGTGCTGTTAAGGATccattaaataatgaatattccTTAGAAGGTGGTGCATTAGTATTATCTGACAAGGGAATATGTTGTATAGATGAGTTAGACAAAATATCCTTAACAGATCAGCAGTCTTTTCTAGAATGTATGGAAAGTcaatgtattaatataacaaaagcTGGTATTGTCTGTAATTTAAAAACTAGGTGTACAATTATTGCTGCTTCCAATCCAAAAGAGggtaaatataattacaacaaaacaatttttgataatataaaaattccaTTTCCACTTTTAAGTAGATTTGATTTAGTCTTTTTATTAACTGATAAAATATCTGAAGAAAAAGATTATCTTATTTCTAATTATTTGATTAGCCCCAACAGCCGAAAGAGGATGATGCGTTCTTTTGAGCCAACAGGTAAAAGAGGTAATAAAGGAGAAAGGAATGGGAATAAACAAAAGTGGATCGAAAAAGAAGAGATTAATATGCAGGAAGATGGTGAAAATAAGGATAGTAATGATAATTCCCCCCTTTTTTCTGTTAAAGATCATCTGTTTTATAAATGCAAACAAATAGAtgaaagaaattatttaccAGTAGAACTTTTAGgggtttttataaaatattgtcGAAAGTGTATTTTTCCTAACTTATCTGCTGAGGCTAAAACGTacataagaaaattttacttACATCTTAGAAATTTATCTATTACAAATAGTGATATAAGTGCACCTATTACAATTAGACAACTTGAGTCTTTGATAAGACTTTGTCAAGCAAGAGCTAGAGCGGACTTATCAAATGTCGTAACTGTAGAACATGCAAAAGAAGTGGTggaaatatatcaaaaaactattttttatccATTGCATCTAAAAGCCATGAATTTTAGAAAAGGCACATCTACTAAAATGAATAGAGGGAAATCTGCTGCAGCGTTATCCAATATCtttaaggaaaatattataaatctTGTTCGGATGacggaaaataaaatttttaataag GACTTGTGCAGTATGGCCAAGTCAGTAATCCTTTCAGCAAACTCAAACATATCAGAGGACGCCCTAATTCATTTTG TGAACAACGAGGGTTTCATTTTGTACAAAGGGGGTTATTGGCAAGTGGATTCCttctatttaaaataa